From the Leptotrichia sp. oral taxon 221 genome, one window contains:
- a CDS encoding hydroxymethylglutaryl-CoA reductase, degradative, translating to MKKKNWLGFQKKTRLERIDMLKENEIIDSDFENLLKENENLSTEIARQMIENSIGTFSLPFGVAPNFLINDVEYTVPMVTEEPSVIAACSFAAKLVSKSGGFSTKILDRKMIGEIALFDVENFDVAAEKILNSKEEIIKVANDAYPSIVARGGGACEIEVKKLEEGNTSFLVVYLTIDVKEAMGANIINTMLEAIKPLLEEITHSKSLMAILSNYATKSLVKANCELDVKLLGGSEVAKKIDLASKFAKMDIYRATTHNKGIFNGIDAVVIATGNDWRAIEAAGNAYAVKNERYEGLTTWTFDENTNKLNGELILPMPVASVGGSIGLNPSVKAAFHILNNPDAKTLASIIVSVGLAQNLAALKALVTTGIQKGHMKLQARSLALFAGANADEVDPLVEELLKVRHMNLGVAKELLEELRKK from the coding sequence ATGAAGAAAAAAAATTGGCTTGGATTTCAGAAAAAAACAAGACTTGAGCGTATTGATATGTTGAAGGAAAACGAAATTATTGACAGTGATTTTGAAAATTTATTAAAAGAAAATGAAAATCTATCTACTGAAATTGCTAGGCAAATGATTGAAAATAGTATTGGTACGTTTTCTTTACCATTTGGAGTAGCACCTAATTTTTTGATAAATGATGTTGAATATACTGTTCCTATGGTTACTGAAGAGCCTTCTGTAATTGCAGCTTGTAGTTTTGCAGCTAAACTTGTTTCAAAATCTGGAGGTTTTTCTACAAAAATTTTAGATAGAAAAATGATTGGTGAAATTGCTTTATTTGATGTTGAAAATTTTGATGTAGCAGCTGAAAAAATTCTAAATTCGAAAGAAGAAATAATAAAAGTTGCAAACGACGCTTACCCGTCAATTGTAGCACGTGGTGGTGGTGCTTGTGAAATCGAAGTTAAGAAACTTGAAGAAGGAAATACTTCTTTTTTGGTCGTTTATTTGACTATCGATGTAAAAGAAGCAATGGGTGCAAATATTATAAATACTATGTTAGAAGCGATTAAACCTTTACTTGAAGAAATTACTCACTCAAAATCTTTAATGGCAATTTTATCAAATTATGCTACAAAATCATTGGTTAAGGCAAATTGTGAATTGGATGTTAAATTGCTTGGTGGAAGTGAAGTTGCTAAAAAAATAGATTTGGCGAGTAAATTTGCTAAAATGGATATTTATCGTGCGACTACACATAATAAAGGGATTTTTAATGGTATTGATGCTGTCGTGATTGCTACAGGAAACGATTGGAGAGCTATTGAAGCTGCTGGAAATGCTTATGCTGTAAAAAATGAACGATATGAAGGACTTACAACTTGGACTTTCGATGAAAATACAAACAAATTAAATGGAGAACTTATTTTACCGATGCCTGTTGCAAGTGTTGGCGGTTCTATTGGGCTAAATCCTTCTGTTAAAGCGGCTTTTCATATTTTGAATAATCCTGATGCAAAAACTTTAGCAAGTATTATCGTTTCTGTTGGATTAGCACAGAATTTGGCTGCTCTTAAAGCATTAGTTACGACTGGTATTCAGAAGGGGCATATGAAGCTTCAGGCTCGTTCTCTTGCTCTTTTTGCTGGGGCTAATGCTGATGAAGTAGATCCGCTTGTAGAGGAACTTTTGAAGGTTAGGCATATGAATTTAGGTGTGGCGAAGGAATTGTTGGAGGAATTGAGAAAAAAATAA
- the groL gene encoding chaperonin GroEL (60 kDa chaperone family; promotes refolding of misfolded polypeptides especially under stressful conditions; forms two stacked rings of heptamers to form a barrel-shaped 14mer; ends can be capped by GroES; misfolded proteins enter the barrel where they are refolded when GroES binds) encodes MSKVIKFNEDARKSLEIGVDTLADAVKITLGPKGRNVVLDRGFGMPIITNDGVTIAKEIELDDPIENLGAQIVKEVATKSNDVAGDGTTTATVLAQALIKEGLKMVASGANPVFIRKGMEQATKKVIEELAKRAKKIESNEEIAQVGAISAGDKEIGNLIAQAMEKVGESGVITVEEAKSLDTTLEVVEGMQFDNGYLSPYMVSDTERMVVELDNPYLLITDKKIASMKELLPILEKTVETGRPMLIIAEDVEGEALATLVVNKLRGTLNVVAVKAPAFGDRRKAMLQDIAILTGGEVISEEKGIKLEMTEIDFLGQAKKVRVSKDNTVIVDGLGMKEEIEARVHQLKHQIEETTSDYDREKLQERLAKLSGGVAVIKVGAATETEMKERKLRIEDALNATKAAVEEGIVPGGGTILVEISKAIEDFKLEGEEGLGVEIVKKALFSPLRQIVINAGLDSGVVLEKVRNSEQGIGFDAANEEYVDMVKVGIIDPAKVTRSAIQNAISVSSVLLTTEVAVGNKKEEKSAGAGMPGGMGMPGMM; translated from the coding sequence ATGTCAAAAGTTATAAAATTTAATGAAGATGCGAGAAAATCGCTTGAAATTGGAGTAGATACATTAGCAGATGCAGTGAAAATAACATTAGGGCCTAAAGGTAGAAATGTTGTGTTGGATAGAGGATTTGGAATGCCGATTATTACGAATGATGGTGTTACGATTGCGAAGGAGATTGAATTAGATGATCCAATTGAAAATTTAGGAGCACAAATAGTAAAAGAAGTTGCAACAAAATCAAATGATGTGGCTGGAGACGGAACTACAACAGCGACTGTTTTGGCACAAGCGTTGATTAAAGAAGGATTGAAAATGGTAGCTTCTGGAGCAAATCCTGTTTTCATTAGAAAAGGTATGGAACAAGCAACTAAAAAAGTGATTGAAGAATTGGCAAAAAGGGCGAAAAAAATTGAATCAAATGAAGAAATAGCACAAGTTGGAGCAATTTCAGCTGGAGATAAAGAAATTGGTAATTTGATTGCTCAAGCGATGGAAAAAGTTGGAGAATCAGGTGTAATTACAGTTGAAGAAGCTAAATCATTGGATACAACATTGGAAGTTGTAGAAGGAATGCAATTTGATAATGGGTATTTGTCACCTTACATGGTTTCTGACACTGAAAGAATGGTTGTTGAATTGGATAATCCTTATTTATTGATTACAGATAAAAAAATTGCTAGTATGAAAGAGTTATTACCAATTTTGGAAAAAACTGTTGAAACTGGTAGACCAATGTTGATAATTGCGGAAGATGTAGAAGGAGAAGCGTTGGCAACATTAGTTGTAAATAAATTGAGAGGAACATTGAATGTTGTGGCTGTTAAAGCGCCAGCGTTTGGAGATAGAAGAAAAGCAATGTTACAAGATATTGCGATTTTAACTGGTGGAGAAGTTATTTCTGAAGAAAAAGGAATTAAATTGGAAATGACAGAAATTGACTTTTTAGGACAAGCTAAGAAAGTTAGAGTTAGTAAAGATAACACAGTAATCGTAGATGGTTTGGGAATGAAAGAGGAAATTGAAGCAAGAGTTCATCAACTTAAACATCAAATCGAAGAAACAACTTCAGATTATGATAGAGAAAAATTACAAGAAAGATTGGCTAAATTATCTGGAGGAGTTGCGGTTATTAAAGTTGGAGCGGCTACAGAAACTGAAATGAAAGAAAGAAAATTAAGAATCGAAGATGCCTTGAATGCGACAAAAGCTGCCGTTGAAGAAGGAATCGTACCTGGAGGAGGAACTATTTTAGTTGAAATCTCTAAAGCTATTGAAGATTTCAAATTAGAAGGAGAAGAAGGTTTAGGTGTAGAAATCGTGAAAAAAGCATTATTTTCTCCATTGAGACAAATCGTTATAAATGCTGGTCTTGATTCAGGAGTAGTTTTAGAAAAAGTTAGAAATTCTGAACAAGGTATCGGATTTGATGCTGCAAATGAAGAATATGTTGACATGGTAAAAGTTGGAATTATAGATCCTGCTAAGGTTACTCGTTCAGCAATTCAAAATGCAATCTCAGTATCATCAGTATTGTTAACTACAGAAGTAGCTGTTGGAAACAAAAAAGAAGAAAAATCAGCAGGTGCAGGAATGCCAGGTGGAATGGGAATGCCAGGAATGATGTAG
- a CDS encoding AAA family ATPase, with the protein MELKQKIFKLLEHLNKGLIEKEDVMKIGLLTLLSSENIVLLGPPGTAKSEVSRRLSQVIKDGNYFEYLLTKFTTPEELFGPLSITKLKNDQFERNVEGYMPSASVVFLDEVFKANSSILNSLLTIINEKKYHNGRGKVDVPLISLVGASNEFPTSIELEALYDRFLVKKEVGYIESDERKRLLNLEKEEFFIPEELKITREEIEIIKIKSKEVLISDKMSSLILKLIEEYEKSFTKDEKKEIISDRKIVKISKLLKISAFVNERNVVDISDLTLLRECLWNNPKNITKVDTILDKVIKKEWKEVLDIIKIGKEMNNVFSGNPSQDIENYQSKKLIQNIGEKIQNISEKIVKELISSINNPETLDEKTIKNSVNKANQNDIQLEKIQLEVQKKNEVIEKIEELCQENIWL; encoded by the coding sequence ATGGAATTAAAACAAAAAATATTTAAATTATTAGAACATTTAAATAAAGGACTAATTGAAAAAGAAGATGTTATGAAAATCGGACTTTTAACATTATTATCAAGTGAAAATATAGTTTTATTAGGGCCTCCAGGTACGGCAAAAAGTGAAGTTTCAAGAAGATTATCACAAGTTATAAAAGATGGAAATTATTTTGAATATTTACTTACAAAATTTACAACGCCTGAAGAATTATTTGGTCCACTTTCGATAACAAAATTGAAAAATGATCAGTTTGAAAGAAATGTAGAAGGATATATGCCATCTGCATCAGTTGTATTTTTAGATGAAGTTTTTAAAGCGAATTCTTCGATTTTAAATTCCCTTTTAACTATAATAAATGAGAAAAAATATCATAATGGAAGAGGGAAAGTAGATGTTCCTCTGATTTCATTAGTTGGAGCTTCTAATGAATTTCCTACTTCTATTGAATTAGAAGCACTTTATGATAGATTTTTAGTAAAGAAAGAAGTTGGATATATTGAAAGTGATGAAAGGAAAAGATTGCTAAATTTAGAAAAAGAGGAGTTTTTTATACCAGAAGAATTGAAAATTACAAGAGAAGAAATAGAGATAATAAAAATAAAAAGTAAAGAAGTTTTAATTTCTGATAAAATGTCAAGTCTAATTTTAAAATTAATTGAAGAGTATGAAAAATCATTTACAAAAGATGAAAAAAAAGAAATTATTTCAGATAGAAAAATTGTAAAAATTTCTAAATTGTTAAAAATTTCAGCATTTGTAAATGAGCGAAATGTAGTTGATATTTCTGATTTAACTTTATTAAGAGAATGTTTATGGAATAATCCAAAAAATATAACAAAAGTTGATACTATTTTGGATAAAGTAATAAAAAAAGAATGGAAAGAAGTTTTAGATATAATTAAAATTGGAAAAGAAATGAATAATGTATTTTCTGGGAATCCTTCTCAAGATATAGAAAATTATCAGTCTAAAAAATTAATTCAAAACATAGGTGAAAAAATTCAAAACATAAGTGAAAAAATAGTGAAAGAACTTATTAGTTCGATAAATAATCCTGAAACTTTAGATGAAAAAACAATAAAAAACTCAGTAAATAAAGCCAATCAAAATGATATACAACTAGAAAAAATACAGCTTGAGGTACAAAAGAAAAATGAAGTTATAGAAAAAATAGAAGAACTTTGTCAGGAGAACATTTGGTTATGA
- a CDS encoding VWA domain-containing protein, whose product MINFLNPFTWFSGKFGFRAIKSLIDNFHRMKVVPIEGSVLYSDLMLVAEHSGIYVGNREISNVKVQNLLLGKSKILISTPEDFTEKAWRGKNIYVSSNKDGAVGNWNVSEYALSRVGNKRYYNPFFKNCHTFCMRCLDECDEKANIGFLEKVSDFFGFGKMFDETWERTITALKRKAKQKLGATKWYVWDLEEEEDSNMEDYKYNMKELYQDYENIPLNAKNIINMELEGLEIENYIKEISDENIPEYLMSDLNKVREEVNNINNDIRGKYKNFLKEFSDFSEENKNGIGYTYSQLKKLPENFSEIIEEMKINDEIKKVLDTLGKSDNLDEVEVSKKKEINEMSQDELFGIYKSNDITRILPSELILFENEDLENLFYAKMYENSLLTYELQGESKRKTEEDDIEYKKGPIIACLDTSGSMNGTPLKKARALLLAISKILKKEDRKLYIILFGSVGEILELNIENSENNIEVFNFLNQNFNGGTDFDTPLKRAVEIIEEVKYYNKADILFISDGICELSNSGKEFLKNKKEVHSFKICTVNCSNIIFSNDGFSDKIIKI is encoded by the coding sequence ATGATTAATTTTTTAAATCCATTTACTTGGTTTAGTGGTAAATTTGGTTTTAGAGCAATAAAAAGTTTAATAGATAATTTTCATAGAATGAAAGTTGTTCCTATCGAAGGAAGTGTCTTATATTCTGATTTAATGTTGGTTGCAGAACATTCAGGAATTTATGTTGGAAATAGAGAAATTTCTAATGTAAAAGTTCAGAATCTTTTATTAGGGAAAAGTAAGATTTTGATTTCTACACCTGAAGATTTTACTGAAAAAGCATGGCGTGGGAAAAATATTTATGTTTCATCAAATAAAGATGGAGCTGTGGGGAATTGGAATGTTAGTGAATATGCTCTTTCAAGAGTTGGGAATAAAAGGTATTATAATCCTTTCTTTAAAAATTGTCATACATTTTGTATGAGATGTCTTGATGAATGTGATGAAAAAGCAAATATTGGATTTTTAGAAAAAGTTTCTGATTTTTTTGGATTTGGGAAAATGTTTGATGAAACCTGGGAAAGGACAATTACTGCGTTAAAAAGAAAAGCAAAACAAAAGTTAGGGGCAACTAAGTGGTATGTTTGGGATTTGGAGGAAGAAGAGGATTCCAACATGGAAGATTATAAATATAATATGAAAGAATTGTATCAGGATTATGAAAACATTCCTTTGAATGCAAAAAATATTATTAATATGGAATTGGAAGGTTTAGAAATAGAAAACTATATTAAAGAAATTTCAGATGAGAACATACCTGAATATTTAATGAGTGATTTAAATAAGGTTAGAGAGGAAGTTAATAATATTAATAATGATATTAGAGGAAAATATAAAAATTTTTTGAAAGAGTTTTCTGATTTTTCAGAAGAAAATAAAAATGGAATTGGCTATACTTACAGTCAGTTGAAAAAATTACCTGAAAATTTTAGTGAAATTATAGAAGAGATGAAAATTAATGATGAAATAAAAAAAGTGCTAGATACGTTAGGGAAAAGTGATAATCTTGATGAAGTTGAAGTTTCTAAGAAAAAAGAAATTAATGAAATGTCACAAGATGAATTATTTGGGATTTATAAAAGTAATGATATCACAAGAATTCTTCCATCAGAGTTAATTTTGTTCGAAAATGAAGATTTAGAAAATCTTTTTTATGCAAAAATGTATGAAAATAGTCTCTTAACATATGAACTTCAAGGAGAAAGCAAAAGAAAAACAGAGGAAGATGATATAGAATATAAAAAGGGTCCAATCATAGCTTGTTTGGATACATCAGGAAGTATGAACGGTACGCCTTTAAAAAAGGCAAGAGCATTACTTCTAGCAATTTCAAAAATTTTGAAAAAAGAAGATAGAAAATTATATATTATTTTATTTGGATCTGTCGGAGAAATTTTAGAGTTAAATATTGAGAATAGCGAGAATAATATTGAAGTATTTAATTTTTTAAATCAAAATTTTAACGGAGGGACTGATTTTGATACACCATTAAAAAGAGCTGTTGAAATAATAGAAGAAGTTAAATATTATAACAAAGCAGATATTTTATTTATAAGTGATGGTATTTGCGAATTAAGTAACTCAGGAAAAGAATTTTTAAAAAATAAGAAAGAGGTACATAGTTTTAAAATTTGTACAGTAAATTGTTCAAATATTATTTTTTCAAACGATGGATTTAGTGATAAAATAATAAAGATTTAA
- a CDS encoding CGGC domain-containing protein has translation MDLSKIKLIVIIQCEIAKRRCSGYHCSQSFYERSGGFEKYSQDQDMRLLMFECGGCNGKGVNSLLSNVGKCLKKEGKIKPEEVAIHFASCVTLDNHHSSRCMFINHMKQQVLKTPLKDALILEDTWYSKTATRRRLEGIYKTNRS, from the coding sequence ATGGATTTATCAAAAATTAAATTAATTGTAATAATTCAATGTGAGATTGCAAAAAGACGATGCAGCGGATATCATTGCAGCCAGTCATTTTATGAAAGAAGTGGCGGATTTGAAAAATATTCACAAGATCAAGATATGAGACTTCTTATGTTTGAATGTGGAGGATGTAACGGAAAAGGAGTAAATTCTCTTTTGTCAAATGTGGGAAAATGTCTTAAAAAAGAAGGGAAAATTAAGCCGGAAGAAGTGGCAATACACTTTGCATCTTGTGTTACGCTAGACAATCATCATTCTTCGAGATGTATGTTTATAAATCATATGAAACAGCAAGTTTTGAAAACGCCACTTAAAGATGCACTTATTTTGGAGGACACTTGGTATTCAAAAACTGCTACAAGAAGACGTTTGGAAGGTATTTATAAGACAAATAGAAGTTAG
- a CDS encoding co-chaperone GroES, with protein MNIRPLGKRILVKKVKEEEVRKSGIVLPGKTGEDQPTTGEVVAIGKEIEDIKVGDKIIHEKYTGTEVKDGDETYLILNLDNVLAITD; from the coding sequence ATGAATATTAGACCATTAGGGAAAAGAATATTAGTAAAAAAAGTTAAAGAAGAAGAAGTTAGAAAAAGTGGAATTGTTTTACCAGGAAAAACTGGTGAGGATCAACCAACTACTGGAGAAGTTGTGGCTATTGGGAAAGAAATTGAAGATATCAAAGTAGGAGATAAAATTATTCATGAAAAATATACTGGGACTGAAGTGAAAGATGGAGATGAAACTTATTTAATTTTAAATTTAGATAATGTTTTAGCAATAACTGACTAG
- a CDS encoding DUF1439 domain-containing protein, producing the protein MGKKKNSFLKKLALIMILVFVVALGIVSCTFLENKTLSVPKSIIQGKVDKKFPITKNFLFAKVTLKNPKVDFKGDKMYIDADYSASLVGSGISGKMYLSTNVRYDTNKEELYLVDLSIDKILDENGKEVADSSEAKMLKSLLSNYIETTPVYKYGEEYEEKNKDRIKKHVKIKNMYIRDGKLFVQT; encoded by the coding sequence ATGGGAAAAAAGAAAAACAGTTTTCTAAAAAAATTGGCATTAATCATGATTCTAGTATTTGTAGTTGCATTAGGAATAGTTTCTTGCACTTTTTTGGAAAATAAAACTTTAAGTGTTCCAAAGTCTATAATACAAGGAAAAGTAGACAAAAAATTTCCAATTACAAAAAATTTCTTGTTTGCGAAGGTTACTTTGAAAAATCCTAAAGTTGATTTTAAGGGTGATAAAATGTATATTGACGCTGATTATTCAGCTTCGCTTGTTGGAAGTGGAATTAGTGGAAAAATGTATTTGAGTACAAATGTCAGATATGATACAAATAAAGAAGAATTATATCTAGTGGATTTGTCGATTGATAAGATTTTAGATGAAAATGGTAAGGAAGTGGCAGATTCTTCGGAAGCAAAAATGTTGAAATCCTTATTGAGTAACTATATTGAGACTACGCCAGTGTATAAATATGGTGAGGAATATGAAGAGAAAAATAAAGATAGAATAAAAAAACATGTAAAAATTAAAAATATGTACATTAGAGATGGTAAATTATTTGTTCAAACTTAA
- a CDS encoding CapA family protein, which translates to MRKLQKYLILIFILSLNFSCGQFENSNSNNKNTRKIKKEEMKKEISIIGVGDIMLGSNYPSEELLPNTNILQNVEGILRDADITTGNLEGTLFDKGGDAKTCDNPSVCYVFRMPSKYGEYLKNTGFDYLSLANNHSNDFGETGISETMKNLDGLGIKYSGIKDKIEYSILEKNGIKYGFVSFAPNSKTVDINDYEYASKLIKSLKSKTNIVVVYFHGGAEGKDHEHITRNNEIFHDENRGNVFKFARNAVDSGADIVFGQGPHVTRAIEIYKNKFISYSAGNFATFGNITLSGISGIAPIFKIKLDNNGNFISGKIISVKQEKGVPKVKIDSENSATKRIIALSNQDFPEGNGLRILETGEIEKR; encoded by the coding sequence TTGAGAAAATTACAGAAATATTTGATTTTAATTTTCATATTGAGTTTAAATTTTAGTTGTGGTCAATTTGAAAATAGTAATTCAAATAATAAAAATACGAGAAAAATAAAAAAAGAAGAAATGAAAAAAGAAATTTCGATTATTGGTGTTGGAGATATTATGTTAGGAAGTAATTATCCAAGTGAGGAATTATTGCCAAATACAAACATTTTACAAAATGTTGAAGGGATTTTAAGAGATGCGGATATAACAACTGGAAATTTGGAAGGAACATTGTTTGATAAGGGTGGAGATGCGAAAACTTGCGATAATCCATCAGTTTGTTATGTTTTTAGAATGCCATCAAAATATGGAGAGTATTTAAAGAATACTGGTTTTGACTATTTGAGTTTAGCGAATAATCATAGCAACGATTTTGGTGAAACTGGAATATCAGAAACGATGAAAAATCTTGATGGACTAGGAATTAAATATTCAGGAATTAAAGATAAAATAGAATATTCAATATTAGAAAAAAATGGTATAAAATATGGATTTGTCTCATTTGCACCAAATTCAAAAACAGTAGATATAAATGATTATGAATATGCTTCAAAATTAATTAAATCTTTGAAAAGTAAGACAAATATTGTTGTAGTCTATTTTCACGGTGGTGCTGAAGGCAAGGATCACGAACATATTACCCGAAATAATGAAATTTTTCATGATGAAAATAGAGGAAATGTTTTTAAATTCGCTAGAAATGCTGTAGATTCAGGTGCTGATATAGTTTTTGGACAAGGCCCTCATGTAACACGTGCAATAGAAATTTATAAAAATAAATTTATCTCCTACAGTGCTGGAAATTTTGCCACATTTGGAAATATAACTTTATCAGGAATCAGTGGAATCGCACCTATATTCAAAATAAAACTTGACAATAATGGTAATTTCATTAGTGGTAAAATTATATCAGTGAAGCAAGAAAAAGGTGTTCCAAAAGTGAAAATAGATAGTGAAAATTCCGCTACAAAGAGAATAATTGCTTTGAGTAATCAAGATTTTCCTGAGGGGAATGGGCTTAGAATTTTAGAAACTGGAGAGATTGAAAAAAGGTAA
- a CDS encoding DUF389 domain-containing protein: MEKIKHEKYRILKRNIIEDSDFTKETLFILVCAMVIASIGLNTNSVAVIIGAMLISPLMSPIQSLGLGLSTGNLRRIYLSLFRLGIFVLISVISSTFYFLVSPINDVTPQILARTSPTLWDVLIAIFGGIAGVIGKTKEDGGNVVPGVAIATALMPPLCVVGFGIAHGNPKIFLGAGYLFIINVFFIMMATLVGLKIYYGDIFDGKRRMSLRQQVIFYVGSLLVVLPSIYTATILVQDTARDNSLKKFISKELNNHYVFDDSIDKKNKVITLKIVGDNVKNQDIKNLEKKLEKYNLGKYSLNIKQISNEKYLTVQDLSKYLKEEQIKDKSEEITVPNATEDKISLERDLKTIENILYKSFGNSISEVKIGKLVDANNSESYIVLVIGNEAMTDEIAEKIKNLEFDTDKKYEIIVEKSKSISTNEETSNQKKILEKK, translated from the coding sequence ATGGAAAAAATAAAACATGAGAAATATAGAATTTTAAAACGGAATATTATTGAAGATTCTGATTTTACAAAAGAAACATTATTTATTTTGGTTTGTGCAATGGTTATCGCCTCAATTGGATTAAATACGAATTCTGTTGCAGTAATTATTGGAGCAATGTTGATTTCACCTTTGATGTCACCAATTCAATCATTAGGACTTGGGCTATCAACTGGAAATTTGAGAAGAATTTATCTTTCTCTTTTTAGGCTAGGAATTTTTGTTTTAATAAGTGTTATTAGTTCAACATTTTATTTTTTGGTAAGTCCAATAAATGATGTAACTCCACAAATTTTAGCTAGAACATCTCCTACTTTATGGGATGTATTAATTGCAATCTTTGGTGGAATTGCAGGAGTAATAGGGAAAACAAAGGAAGATGGTGGAAATGTAGTTCCTGGAGTGGCTATTGCTACGGCATTAATGCCGCCTCTATGTGTAGTAGGATTTGGAATTGCTCATGGAAATCCTAAAATTTTTCTTGGAGCTGGATATTTATTCATTATAAATGTATTTTTTATAATGATGGCAACGCTAGTTGGACTAAAAATTTATTATGGGGATATTTTTGATGGAAAAAGAAGAATGTCCCTAAGACAGCAAGTAATTTTTTATGTAGGAAGTTTACTTGTAGTACTTCCAAGTATATATACTGCAACTATTTTGGTGCAAGATACGGCAAGAGATAATTCGCTAAAAAAATTTATTTCTAAAGAATTGAATAATCACTATGTTTTTGACGATTCAATTGATAAAAAAAATAAAGTGATAACTTTGAAAATTGTTGGAGATAATGTTAAAAATCAAGATATTAAGAATTTAGAAAAAAAATTAGAGAAGTATAATTTGGGGAAATATAGTTTGAATATAAAACAGATTTCAAATGAAAAATATTTGACAGTACAGGATTTATCGAAATATTTGAAAGAAGAACAGATAAAGGATAAATCGGAAGAAATAACAGTACCTAACGCTACTGAAGATAAAATTTCTTTAGAAAGGGATTTAAAGACGATAGAAAATATATTGTATAAAAGTTTTGGAAATAGTATTAGTGAAGTAAAAATTGGGAAATTGGTAGATGCAAATAATAGTGAAAGTTACATTGTTTTAGTTATTGGGAATGAAGCAATGACTGATGAAATTGCTGAAAAAATAAAAAATCTTGAATTTGATACGGATAAGAAATATGAAATTATTGTAGAAAAATCAAAATCTATTTCAACGAATGAAGAAACATCAAATCAGAAAAAAATACTTGAAAAAAAATAA